In Arthrobacter citreus, a single genomic region encodes these proteins:
- a CDS encoding DMT family transporter — protein sequence MFFLALISSFLNAVNALYAKKITLQMKDNNSFIVTSFLVVTILLGCVMPWYYSFSATPVSMGLLLIVILLDTVSNVSFFLALGRIEVSQLAVYTALTPLFTFIPNSILHGFDVHILIPVLLIVLGVYFLNIKGKNLLSPLVEIKKPGNLLGVAAAVSAGLSMVPTQQLLVHQLINAPTLYFFRATGIALIIYLLYRPKIWYPGLNKHLSMRGVLAIAQWIALFAALKIADGTLVVALAYTSPIFALVLARIYYKEKITAAKLIACCITILGILFIIE from the coding sequence ATGTTTTTTCTTGCATTAATCAGTTCCTTTTTGAATGCGGTGAATGCGTTGTATGCTAAAAAAATAACATTGCAAATGAAAGATAATAATAGTTTTATCGTGACTTCTTTTCTAGTCGTTACTATACTACTTGGCTGTGTAATGCCGTGGTATTATTCATTTTCTGCTACTCCAGTTTCAATGGGTCTGTTATTAATTGTAATTTTATTAGATACAGTGTCAAATGTATCATTTTTCTTAGCGTTAGGACGAATAGAAGTATCTCAATTAGCGGTGTATACTGCGCTAACCCCATTATTCACATTTATTCCAAATAGCATTTTGCATGGATTTGATGTACATATATTAATACCGGTCCTGCTTATTGTTCTTGGTGTGTATTTTCTAAATATTAAAGGGAAAAACTTGTTGTCTCCATTAGTAGAAATTAAAAAGCCTGGAAATTTATTAGGGGTTGCAGCAGCAGTATCAGCTGGACTCAGTATGGTTCCTACCCAACAGCTGCTTGTTCATCAATTGATCAATGCTCCTACACTTTACTTTTTTAGAGCTACTGGAATTGCACTTATTATTTATTTATTATATCGTCCAAAAATTTGGTATCCTGGACTAAATAAACATCTTTCAATGCGTGGTGTACTTGCGATTGCTCAATGGATCGCATTGTTTGCTGCTTTAAAGATAGCCGATGGGACTCTTGTTGTTGCTTTAGCCTATACATCGCCAATATTTGCTTTAGTTTTAGCTCGAATTTATTATAAGGAAAAAATTACAGCGGCTAAATTGATTGCCTGTTGTATTACTATTTTAGGAATTTTATTTATCATAGAGTAG
- a CDS encoding helix-turn-helix transcriptional regulator — protein sequence MAIIINVDVMLAKRKMSLTELSERVGITMANLSILKNGKAKAVRFSTLEAICKTLDCQPGDILEYKSEEDT from the coding sequence ATGGCGATTATCATAAATGTTGATGTGATGTTGGCAAAAAGGAAAATGAGCCTAACGGAACTTTCGGAGAGAGTGGGAATTACTATGGCGAATCTTTCCATATTGAAAAATGGGAAGGCAAAAGCTGTTCGCTTCTCAACATTAGAAGCGATCTGTAAGACTTTGGATTGTCAGCCGGGTGATATTTTGGAATATAAAAGTGAAGAAGACACTTAA
- a CDS encoding amino acid permease — translation MEKDKRNLQRTMTSRHITMMALGGAIGAGLFKGSSSAIDMAGPSVLIAYLIGGIILLFILQGLAEMAVRNSSARTFRDLVQTILGKYPAYFLDWIYWKMWVLNITAESVVAAIFIQYWLPNYSIWMLALAVSVLVTTINLLSVKVFAETEYWLALIKITVIIVFIVAGLILLLVNFGDHKAVGFSNLTDHGGFFPNGPKGLITAMLVVIYSYGGTEIIGVTLAETKNPEKVVPKAVRSTLVRIISFYIIPFFIIVSLIPWNKVNGVPESPFVMVFKMIGIPGADHIMNAVVLIAIISSMNSGLYGSSRVLYTQAVDGRIPKIFSKLTKKKVPVYAILMCTSTLFAGVLISLFAGSKTFDFLMGSLGYTVLFIWLIIAIAHLKSRKLLSEKPSGYLVKWFPYTTWAVIIALLAILVGIIFTTPAIVTIITLCIYIFITLTYVWKNRLHKN, via the coding sequence ATGGAAAAGGACAAGCGTAATTTACAAAGGACAATGACTTCAAGGCATATTACGATGATGGCGTTAGGAGGTGCCATCGGGGCTGGTTTATTTAAAGGAAGTAGTTCAGCAATTGATATGGCAGGCCCATCGGTATTAATTGCTTACTTGATAGGAGGCATCATTCTTTTATTCATCTTGCAAGGTTTAGCTGAAATGGCGGTGCGTAATAGCAGTGCAAGAACGTTCAGAGATCTTGTCCAAACTATTTTAGGAAAGTATCCTGCTTATTTCCTTGATTGGATTTATTGGAAAATGTGGGTATTAAACATCACTGCTGAATCAGTTGTGGCTGCTATTTTCATTCAATATTGGTTGCCTAATTATTCAATCTGGATGCTGGCATTAGCAGTTTCTGTGTTAGTTACAACAATCAACTTGCTATCTGTAAAGGTTTTTGCCGAAACGGAGTACTGGCTTGCATTAATTAAAATTACGGTCATCATTGTATTCATAGTGGCTGGCTTAATATTGCTGCTTGTGAATTTTGGTGATCATAAAGCAGTCGGTTTCTCTAACTTAACTGACCATGGCGGATTCTTTCCGAATGGACCAAAAGGTTTGATCACGGCAATGCTAGTAGTAATTTATTCATATGGTGGTACAGAAATAATTGGAGTTACATTAGCAGAAACGAAAAATCCCGAAAAGGTGGTTCCAAAAGCCGTTCGCAGTACATTGGTTAGAATCATCTCTTTCTATATCATTCCATTTTTCATTATCGTTAGTTTAATTCCTTGGAACAAAGTAAATGGGGTTCCTGAAAGTCCGTTTGTGATGGTATTTAAAATGATCGGAATTCCAGGTGCTGACCATATTATGAACGCGGTTGTTTTAATAGCGATTATTTCATCCATGAACTCTGGATTGTATGGTTCATCCCGTGTTCTGTATACGCAAGCGGTGGACGGGCGCATTCCGAAAATCTTTTCAAAATTAACGAAGAAAAAAGTTCCTGTTTATGCAATATTAATGTGTACTTCCACATTATTTGCCGGTGTGCTGATTTCTTTATTTGCTGGAAGCAAGACATTCGATTTCCTGATGGGATCTCTAGGATATACCGTATTATTCATTTGGTTGATCATAGCCATTGCTCATTTGAAATCACGTAAACTACTATCTGAAAAACCAAGTGGCTATTTAGTTAAATGGTTTCCGTATACGACTTGGGCAGTGATCATCGCTTTATTAGCAATCTTGGTTGGAATTATTTTTACTACACCTGCAATCGTAACGATTATTACACTTTGCATCTACATCTTTATTACTTTAACGTATGTATGGAAGAATCGTCTCCACAAAAACTAG
- a CDS encoding ArsR family transcriptional regulator, which yields MKKIRLGLLGSDDSIDVIQSVIKEYPEFECVPIVYWREEEIVDLLKPIANNFDIWLFSGKVPYSIAKEWGGMTKPMFFTPHTGPSLYKTLLQIFYHNEIAMEQISFDNFHMDELKSILDEAEIKANDLYLKYYEGEIDAKILAGYHYELWKSGKTKAAVTCLRSAHIELDKMGVPVYRVLPAKSAIDSVLNLALRTYEMLHFKQSQIAVQMIEIDSFFGLAKDTFSTDEMYKIEIKMAEKLLVYANKIQGSLKSAGPGRYVIFTTRGLLQDITNEFSVIPNLEDLEELKKEVITCGIGIGKTAYEAEIHAGRALFHAREYGKGSWMVALDNQTIAGPLGREESITYSYVSKELQEISEKTSLSISTLSKLESILRKIGKSEIGAHELAQYMQIMPRSARRILKELEEQGIAQVIGEETPYSRGRPRNIYKIIL from the coding sequence ATGAAAAAAATCCGTTTAGGTCTACTTGGATCGGATGATTCAATTGACGTTATTCAATCTGTTATAAAGGAATACCCTGAATTTGAATGCGTTCCGATCGTCTATTGGAGAGAAGAGGAGATTGTTGACCTTTTAAAACCAATTGCAAATAACTTTGATATTTGGCTCTTTTCGGGTAAGGTTCCATATTCAATAGCAAAAGAATGGGGTGGAATGACAAAACCGATGTTTTTTACTCCACATACTGGACCGAGTCTTTATAAAACTTTATTACAAATATTCTATCATAACGAGATTGCAATGGAGCAGATCAGCTTTGATAACTTCCATATGGATGAACTGAAAAGTATTTTAGATGAAGCAGAAATTAAAGCAAATGATCTTTATCTGAAATATTATGAAGGGGAAATTGATGCAAAGATACTTGCCGGATACCATTATGAGTTATGGAAAAGCGGGAAGACGAAAGCAGCAGTTACATGTTTGCGATCTGCACATATTGAACTTGATAAAATGGGTGTCCCAGTTTATCGAGTACTACCTGCTAAATCAGCTATTGATTCGGTTCTAAATTTAGCACTTCGAACTTATGAGATGTTGCATTTTAAACAAAGTCAAATTGCAGTTCAAATGATTGAAATCGACTCATTTTTTGGATTGGCGAAGGATACTTTTTCTACCGATGAAATGTATAAAATTGAAATCAAAATGGCAGAGAAGTTACTAGTTTACGCCAATAAAATTCAAGGATCACTTAAATCTGCAGGTCCTGGTAGATATGTCATTTTTACAACACGCGGACTATTACAGGATATAACGAATGAATTTTCTGTTATTCCGAATTTGGAAGATCTGGAAGAGTTAAAGAAAGAAGTAATTACTTGTGGTATTGGAATCGGTAAAACGGCATACGAAGCAGAAATTCATGCAGGTAGAGCTTTATTTCATGCTAGAGAGTATGGAAAAGGAAGTTGGATGGTTGCTCTCGATAATCAAACGATTGCAGGTCCATTAGGAAGAGAAGAAAGTATCACATACTCATATGTTTCAAAAGAACTACAGGAAATTAGCGAAAAAACTTCACTTAGTATTTCTACACTAAGTAAACTAGAGTCAATTCTTCGAAAAATAGGAAAGAGTGAGATTGGAGCACATGAGCTGGCACAGTATATGCAAATCATGCCGAGAAGCGCTCGTAGAATATTAAAAGAATTAGAGGAACAAGGAATTGCTCAGGTGATCGGTGAGGAAACGCCTTATTCACGTGGAAGGCCAAGAAACATTTATAAAATTATTCTGTGA
- a CDS encoding DUF2975 domain-containing protein, translating to MKKATTLFLKIAVIFIGIPVLALCVFLVPKFANFAGDLYPNLTYMKSLVLIDIYAATIPFYFALYQAFKLLGYIDKSQAFSELSVQALKKIKYCAITICGLYLLGMPLYYLMAKKIDPPSVMPMDFVIIFASMVIAVFAAVLQRLLQEAINIKSENDLTI from the coding sequence ATGAAAAAAGCTACGACACTCTTTTTAAAAATAGCTGTTATTTTTATAGGAATCCCAGTTCTTGCATTGTGCGTATTTTTGGTGCCTAAATTCGCAAATTTTGCTGGAGATTTGTATCCAAATCTTACTTATATGAAATCGCTTGTTTTAATTGATATATACGCAGCAACGATCCCTTTTTACTTTGCTCTGTATCAAGCTTTTAAACTTTTAGGCTATATTGATAAAAGCCAAGCGTTCTCGGAATTATCGGTACAAGCCTTAAAAAAAATAAAATACTGTGCCATTACGATCTGTGGATTGTACCTGCTTGGTATGCCACTTTACTATTTGATGGCAAAAAAAATTGACCCACCTAGTGTCATGCCAATGGATTTTGTCATTATTTTCGCCTCTATGGTAATCGCAGTTTTTGCTGCAGTTCTTCAAAGACTTTTACAAGAAGCAATTAATATAAAATCGGAAAATGATTTAACGATCTGA
- a CDS encoding Zn-dependent hydrolase → MINQERLWNRLMELGAIGKRDSGGITRLSFSEEERKAKELVTTYMIEAGLKVYEDTVGNLVGRKEGNNPNAPVVLVGSHVDSVYNGGNFDGPLGVLSGIEILQTMNEQGITTEHPIEVIAFTDEEGARFSFGMIGSRGIAGTLKLEDLQNKDQQGITIAQAMTDAGYDPLLIEQSVRSNESVKAYVELHIEQGKVLENSNLSVGIVTGIAGPLWLKFIIEGKAGHAGTTPMNDRNDALVAASQIIQLIEKESSKTGSTVGTVGQLQLFPGGINIIPGKVEFTLDLRDVNEEIRDQVENRILEGSQILCEQRGVGLQIEVLQRIKPSLCSNEIQDIAKLACEKTGVGTLFLPSGAGHDCMQLTSLCPIGMLFIRSKDGISHNPAEWSSKEDCTDGANVLYHTVLQLSNNE, encoded by the coding sequence ATGATTAATCAGGAACGATTGTGGAATCGCCTTATGGAGTTAGGAGCCATAGGAAAACGAGATTCTGGAGGGATTACTCGTTTGTCTTTTAGTGAAGAAGAGAGAAAAGCTAAAGAATTGGTTACTACTTATATGATTGAAGCAGGATTAAAAGTATATGAAGATACTGTTGGAAATCTTGTTGGACGTAAAGAGGGCAATAACCCAAACGCGCCGGTTGTCTTAGTAGGCTCACACGTTGATTCTGTATATAACGGTGGGAACTTTGACGGACCACTTGGTGTTCTATCGGGGATTGAAATCCTACAAACGATGAACGAGCAGGGAATCACAACAGAGCATCCAATTGAAGTGATTGCATTTACCGATGAAGAAGGAGCAAGATTTAGCTTTGGCATGATTGGCAGCCGGGGAATTGCTGGAACGCTCAAATTAGAGGATCTTCAAAATAAGGATCAACAAGGGATTACGATAGCGCAAGCAATGACAGATGCTGGATATGATCCATTATTAATTGAACAGTCAGTTAGAAGTAATGAATCAGTAAAAGCCTATGTGGAACTACATATTGAACAAGGAAAAGTGCTTGAGAACAGTAATTTATCAGTTGGTATTGTTACAGGAATCGCTGGCCCGTTATGGCTTAAATTCATAATTGAAGGAAAAGCGGGACATGCGGGGACAACGCCAATGAATGATCGTAATGATGCCTTAGTTGCTGCATCTCAAATTATTCAACTAATAGAAAAGGAATCATCTAAGACAGGTTCAACGGTTGGAACAGTTGGTCAATTGCAGCTGTTTCCAGGAGGAATTAATATTATTCCTGGGAAAGTTGAATTTACTTTGGATCTCCGCGATGTAAATGAAGAAATTCGTGATCAGGTAGAAAATCGAATTTTAGAAGGGTCGCAAATTTTATGTGAACAACGCGGCGTAGGATTACAAATTGAAGTACTTCAGCGTATTAAACCATCATTATGCTCAAATGAAATTCAGGATATTGCAAAATTAGCGTGTGAAAAAACTGGTGTGGGAACATTATTCCTACCAAGTGGGGCTGGTCATGATTGCATGCAGCTTACAAGTCTTTGTCCAATAGGGATGCTCTTTATCCGGTCAAAAGATGGGATCAGCCATAATCCCGCAGAATGGAGTTCAAAGGAAGATTGTACAGACGGTGCTAACGTACTTTATCATACCGTACTTCAGTTATCAAATAATGAATAG
- a CDS encoding amidohydrolase has protein sequence MEESLINFRRNIHCFPEIGWTEFRTSSLIADFLSDLGFEVKVGREVIVSESRMGVPDEKTLQEAKDRAMAFGANPYWVEKMEDGLTGVVGVCDTGRIGPTLAFRFDIDALEISEDKGTGHVPWNQNFSSKVEGYMHACGHDGHIAIGLGLARLVSNMKEKLSGKIKLIFQPAEEGARGARAMVDAGVLEDVNYFFSGHIGVTATKQNQLVCSVTDFFAATKIDLELEGVQAHAALAPHEGRNAILAASTITLQLYAISRHGLGDSRVNVGVIQGGEGRNIIPGHAKLKFETRGTTNEVDQYMKDESLRIIQAAAQMYGVKEQTVVVGRSISAVCDSDLASLVYSIGSKVKQTSEIVTSQPFLASEDVTYMMKRVQANGGMATYLLFGTELAAGHHNCAFDFNEKTIPFAVEVYGNILIHLAGY, from the coding sequence ATGGAAGAAAGTTTGATCAATTTTAGGCGTAATATCCACTGTTTTCCGGAAATTGGATGGACGGAATTCCGAACTTCATCTCTTATAGCAGATTTCTTATCAGATTTGGGTTTTGAAGTAAAAGTTGGAAGAGAAGTCATTGTTTCTGAATCTAGAATGGGTGTCCCAGATGAAAAAACGCTACAGGAAGCGAAGGATCGGGCAATGGCATTTGGTGCTAATCCTTATTGGGTTGAGAAAATGGAGGATGGGTTAACTGGTGTTGTAGGAGTATGCGATACTGGGCGAATTGGCCCAACACTTGCCTTCCGATTTGATATTGATGCATTAGAAATTTCTGAGGACAAAGGAACAGGTCATGTGCCATGGAATCAGAATTTTAGTTCGAAAGTAGAGGGCTACATGCATGCTTGTGGACATGATGGCCATATCGCTATTGGGTTGGGATTGGCACGGTTAGTTTCAAATATGAAAGAGAAACTGTCAGGAAAAATTAAACTTATCTTTCAACCTGCTGAAGAAGGTGCACGTGGTGCGAGGGCAATGGTTGACGCTGGTGTTTTAGAAGATGTTAATTATTTCTTTAGTGGTCATATTGGTGTAACTGCAACAAAACAAAATCAACTTGTCTGTAGCGTAACTGACTTTTTCGCTGCCACTAAGATTGATTTAGAACTGGAAGGAGTGCAGGCACATGCAGCATTAGCGCCGCATGAAGGTAGAAATGCAATCCTTGCTGCATCTACAATCACCTTGCAATTGTATGCAATCTCACGTCATGGCTTAGGGGATTCTAGAGTAAATGTAGGTGTTATTCAAGGTGGAGAAGGTCGAAATATTATCCCGGGCCATGCTAAGTTAAAGTTTGAAACAAGAGGGACGACGAATGAGGTTGATCAATATATGAAAGATGAGTCACTTCGTATCATTCAAGCAGCTGCTCAGATGTATGGGGTTAAGGAGCAAACAGTAGTAGTTGGCCGTTCGATTTCAGCAGTATGTGATTCAGATCTTGCAAGCCTTGTATACAGTATTGGATCGAAAGTTAAACAAACGAGTGAGATTGTTACTTCTCAGCCTTTTCTTGCTTCTGAAGATGTAACTTATATGATGAAAAGGGTTCAAGCGAATGGTGGAATGGCTACTTATCTATTATTTGGAACTGAATTGGCGGCAGGACATCATAACTGTGCATTCGATTTTAATGAAAAAACAATTCCGTTTGCAGTTGAAGTTTATGGAAATATCCTAATCCATTTAGCAGGATATTAA
- a CDS encoding FMN-binding glutamate synthase family protein produces the protein MNITNGLIILGFVFAALVLLILIMGTLYLFFIDRRQKQHPILRNYPVIGRVRYFLETIGPELRQYLFNNDLEGKPFSRDEYEHIVKKAKYKRDVLGFGSKRDFEERGYYIRNTMFPKLSEELKMDQEINVTTNRYLLINEPLFTQKEERLEKNESLAYLLDDSDAIVIGKNTRYPFIVKGQIGMSAMSYGSLGENAITALSEGLAIAKGTWMNTGEGGLSEYHLKGGVDIIMQIGPGLFGVRDKEGNFNWDALIEKSKIPEIKAFELKLAQGAKARGGHIDGEKVTEEIARIRMVEPYKSIDSPNRFREFQDFPSLFDFIEQIREQTGKPVGMKVVIGSSDEADELAKHIKNTGKSPDFITVDGGEGGTGATYQELADSVGLPIKSALPLLDHALRKYGVRDQVKIIASGKLFSPDRVAIALAMGADLVNIARGFMITVGCIQALKCHSNACPVGVATTDPDLQKALVIDEKKYRTANYLISMREGLFRLAAAAGLDSPVHFQSEHVVYKDEKGKVLSLKEIYQSMVEKVD, from the coding sequence TTGAATATAACAAATGGCTTAATTATCCTTGGATTCGTATTTGCTGCCTTAGTACTTTTAATTTTAATAATGGGTACACTATATTTGTTTTTTATAGATCGTAGACAGAAGCAGCATCCAATACTACGTAATTACCCAGTAATAGGACGAGTAAGGTACTTCTTAGAAACTATTGGACCGGAGTTACGTCAGTATTTATTTAACAATGACTTAGAAGGTAAACCTTTTTCTAGAGATGAATATGAGCATATTGTCAAAAAAGCAAAATATAAACGAGATGTCCTTGGGTTTGGGTCTAAAAGAGACTTTGAAGAAAGAGGATATTATATTAGAAATACGATGTTCCCAAAACTGTCAGAAGAATTAAAAATGGACCAAGAAATAAACGTTACAACAAACCGATATTTATTGATAAATGAGCCTTTATTTACACAGAAGGAAGAACGATTAGAAAAGAATGAATCACTTGCGTATTTGTTGGATGATAGTGATGCAATTGTGATCGGTAAAAACACTAGGTATCCTTTTATTGTAAAAGGTCAGATTGGTATGTCTGCTATGAGCTATGGCTCCTTAGGTGAAAATGCTATTACTGCGCTCTCAGAGGGATTAGCAATTGCGAAGGGGACATGGATGAATACAGGTGAGGGCGGTTTGTCGGAATACCATCTAAAGGGTGGTGTTGATATTATCATGCAAATTGGCCCAGGTTTATTTGGAGTTAGAGATAAAGAAGGGAATTTTAATTGGGATGCATTGATAGAAAAAAGTAAAATTCCTGAAATAAAGGCTTTTGAACTGAAACTAGCTCAAGGTGCTAAAGCACGTGGTGGTCATATTGATGGCGAGAAGGTAACAGAGGAAATTGCTAGAATAAGAATGGTAGAACCGTATAAATCAATTGATAGTCCTAATCGTTTTAGAGAGTTTCAAGATTTTCCTTCTTTGTTTGACTTTATAGAACAAATCCGAGAACAAACAGGAAAACCAGTAGGAATGAAAGTGGTTATTGGAAGTAGTGATGAAGCTGATGAACTAGCAAAACATATAAAAAATACTGGGAAGAGCCCTGACTTTATTACTGTAGACGGTGGTGAAGGGGGGACGGGTGCAACATACCAAGAACTGGCGGACAGTGTAGGATTGCCAATTAAATCTGCATTACCATTATTGGATCATGCTTTAAGAAAATATGGTGTACGTGACCAAGTTAAAATCATAGCTTCAGGAAAATTATTTTCGCCAGATCGAGTAGCGATTGCATTAGCAATGGGGGCTGACCTTGTTAATATCGCAAGAGGGTTTATGATTACGGTCGGTTGTATTCAAGCATTAAAATGTCACTCCAATGCATGTCCAGTCGGTGTGGCCACAACAGATCCCGATTTACAAAAAGCCCTTGTCATTGATGAAAAAAAATATCGAACAGCAAATTATCTAATTTCAATGCGCGAAGGTTTATTCCGATTAGCTGCAGCTGCGGGTTTAGATTCCCCAGTCCACTTTCAAAGCGAACATGTCGTTTACAAAGATGAGAAAGGGAAAGTGTTGTCACTGAAGGAAATTTATCAATCAATGGTAGAAAAAGTAGATTAA